From Longimicrobium sp., one genomic window encodes:
- the lepB gene encoding signal peptidase I, translating into MSQHAAPAGRRSPRVAVLLSIVGAPLGHMYAGRARRGILLHVAMTLTALAALAASMEVQSRAPRIGFLLVIPLAWVVVLADAWRTAGRARADAPRRRYQRWWVYVVVWIGLAFVVQPAVYGAATSRWRAFKLGSRNMMPTLLPGDYVMARQNVAVPRGALATRADSTGAMYMSRIAAVAGDVVQMRRGDLLVNGRVVIRSPPFSPADDIQMPEFAWQSAHLAGVDTAGYRPTMFTWGPLKVPAGHVFVLGDNLPGSFDSRHFGFVRERLITGRVEWIYLSRDPATGEIRWPRIGRGVE; encoded by the coding sequence ATGAGCCAGCACGCCGCACCGGCCGGCCGCCGCTCGCCACGCGTTGCCGTGCTGCTCTCCATCGTCGGAGCGCCGCTGGGCCACATGTATGCCGGCCGTGCACGCCGTGGAATCCTGCTTCACGTCGCGATGACGCTGACCGCGCTGGCCGCGCTCGCGGCGAGCATGGAGGTGCAGTCGCGGGCGCCAAGAATCGGGTTCCTGCTGGTGATCCCGCTCGCGTGGGTCGTCGTTCTCGCGGATGCGTGGCGCACCGCAGGGCGCGCTCGGGCGGATGCCCCGCGCAGGAGGTATCAGCGGTGGTGGGTGTATGTGGTGGTCTGGATCGGGCTCGCCTTCGTGGTTCAGCCCGCGGTTTACGGCGCCGCGACCAGCCGCTGGCGCGCGTTCAAGCTGGGCAGCCGCAACATGATGCCCACGCTGCTGCCGGGCGATTACGTGATGGCGCGCCAGAACGTCGCCGTTCCGCGCGGCGCGCTCGCCACACGTGCCGATTCCACCGGCGCGATGTACATGTCGCGCATCGCCGCGGTCGCGGGAGACGTGGTGCAGATGCGCCGCGGAGACCTGCTGGTGAACGGGCGCGTCGTCATCCGTTCACCCCCGTTCTCCCCCGCCGACGACATACAGATGCCGGAGTTCGCCTGGCAGAGCGCCCACCTGGCGGGCGTGGACACCGCCGGATACCGGCCCACGATGTTCACGTGGGGTCCGCTGAAGGTGCCGGCGGGCCACGTGTTCGTGCTGGGCGACAACCTGCCCGGCAGCTTCGACAGCCGGCACTTCGGGTTCGTGCGCGAGCGGCTCATCACCGGGCGGGTGGAATGGATCTATCTGTCCCGTGACCCGGCGACCGGAGAGATCCGGTGGCCGCGGATCGGGCGGGGAGTGGAATAG